The Candidatus Eisenbacteria bacterium genome contains the following window.
CTGTACGAGAACGCGGCCGGCATGTTCCCGGGCGACGGTGAATTGCCGGAGACCTACGCCAAGCAGCACCTGGTTCCGTTCGGAGAGCGGATGCCCTACGAACACCTGGTGCCGGCGTTGCGCAACGTTCAGCTCGGCCAGGCCGAGTGGTCGCGCGGCACTCGCTGGACTCTGTTTCCGACCGCGGCCGGACCTTTCGCGTGTCTGATCTGCTTCGAGTCGATCTTCCCCGGTCACGCGCGCCGGTTCGTGCGAAGCGGTGCAACGTGGCTCGTGAACATCACGAACGACGAGTGGTTCGGGCCCGGAGCGGCACTGACTCAACACGCCGCGATGGCGTGCTTCCGAGCGGTCGAGCACCACGTTCCGCTCGCGCGCGTCGCCAATACCGGCTTGACCCGGATGATCGACGCGAACGGACGCGTCGTGGCGACACTCGAGCCGTGGCAGGAGGGAGTGCTGGACGTCGCTTTGCCGCCGGCCGGCCCGACCACGTGGTACACGAGGCTGGGCGACTGGCCGGGCCTGCTGGCGGCACTCGGGATCGCGCTGCTCGTGGCACGATCGTTCGCGCGTCGCCGCTCGGAAGCGGTCGTGCGCGATTGACAGTGCCTCGCGCGCGATGGCAGTCTCGCGCTTCGCTCCGACCCACCTCCATCCGACTTCGGGAGTTCGCGCAGCCGTGTGCCCCGTGAGGCCCCGCTCATGATCTGGCGCGTCGCCATCTTAGGCGCCACCGGTCTGGTCGGCCGTACGATGCGGACCGTGCTCGAGGAACGGGGTTTCCCGGTCGCGGAGCTGCGATTGTTCGCGAGCGAACGCAGCGAGGCCCGCACGCTGGACTTCGGCGGGCAGGCGCATGCGGTGCAGCCGGTCTCGGCGGCCGGATTCGACGGCGTCGACCTGGCGCTGTTCGCCTGCTCCAACGCGGTGAGCGAAGAATGGGCGCCGATTGCGCGCGCGCGCGCGGTGCGGGTGGTCGACAACAGCAGCGCGTTTCGTGATCACCCCGAGATCCCTCTGGTGGTGCCCGAGATCAACGGCGCACTGCTCGACGCCGAGCCCACGCTGGTCGCCAACCCGAATTGCACCATGATCATGGTCGCGCTCGCGCTCGCGCCGCTCGCCCGCGCGGTGGGTCTCGAAGCGGTCGAGATCGCGAGCTATCAGTCGGTCTCGGGCGCGGGGTCCGCGGCGGTCGAAGAACTGGAACGCGGGATCCGGGCGGGGCTCGAGGGTCCGGTTCCCGAGCGACTCGACGGCGGGGCTCCGTTCGCGTTCAACGTCGTTCCGCACATCGATCGATTCGAGGCGAACGGCTACACGCGAGAGGAAATGAAGGTGATGACCGAAACGCGAAAGGTTCTGGGCCTGCCGTTGCTGCCGATGCATTGCACCGCGGTGCGGGTGCCGGTTCGGATCGGGCACGCAGCGGCCGTCACTGCGCGACTCGGCCGCGCGCTCGATCCGGCCGCAGCGCGCGAACTATGGCGTGCCGCCCCGGGTGTCGAAGTGCTGGACGATCCCGCCGCCTCGCGCTACCCGACGTCGCTCGCCGCCGTCGGCAGAGACGTCATCCTGGTTGGCCGCGTCCGTACCGCGCTGCACGAACCGCGCACGCTCGCGTTCTTCGTCAGCAGCGACAACCTCCGCAAGGGGGCAGCGACGAACGCCGTGCAGATCGCCGAGCGGCTGTTGAGGGTGGCCACGGCGCGAAGCGAGAAAGGCGCGTGAGCGTGGCTTTCCCGAACGCCGGCGTGAGCGTTTCCCCGGACGTTGACCAGGCGGGTCCCGAGCGGACCGCGCTCGCGATTCCGTTGCTGATCGGCGCGGGCAGCGCGGCCCTGATCAGCACGCGTTTCGAGACCTGCGGCCTTGCGGTGGCCGTGGCGCTCGGCGTGTGCGCGATCCACCGCGTGCGTCCGTTCGGTCCCGCCGCCCTGCGCGCGGCGCTGGTCGCGGCCGCGATTGCGTGGCTTCTGAACGTCTACCTCACTCCGGGCCAACCGCTCGTCGCGTGGCCTTTGCTGTTCGGCCACGCCGGGACGCGCGAAGGCACGCGGCTCGGACTGCTGGTGGTGCTGCGAATGCTCGGGGCGTGGGTCGCGACGCGCGGAGTGTTGGCGCTCGCCGCACCCGACCGCGTCATGGAAGTGCTGGCGGGTGGACTCACGCCGCTGCTCGGATCGCGCCGTGCCCGCGACCTCGGCGCGGCCGCCGTTCTGGCGTTGCGACTCGGGCCGCTGGTCGCGGAGGAGTCGCGTCGCATCGCGGCGATCCAGCGCCTGCGTGCCGGCCGCGCTCCGCGTTCGTTGGTCGAACGCTTCACCTGGAAACGGGCCGCGCTCGTACCGGGGCTCGCGGGTGCGCTCGAACGCGCGGAACGACTGGCGCTGGTGCTCGAGGCCCGACACGGTTGGGAGACTCCGTCGCGCGCGACGCCGCAGGCGCGAGGACCGTGGCTGCTCGGGATGTCGATCGGTGGTGCGCTGATCGCGGCGGCTATCCTGTGGCGTGGTTGAGATGCGAACGTTCCGGCTCGACGTCGCCTACGATGGAACGGCGTTTCACGGCTGGCAGCGTCAACCCGGATTGCGAACCGTGCAGGGCGAGCTCGAACGGCAACTCTCGGAAGTACTGGAGGAAGACGTGAAGACCGTCGGCGCCGGACGCACCGATACCGGAGTTCACGCCCATGGTCAGGTGGCGAGCTTCCAGAGCGCAACGCGATTGCCGGCGCGAGCGCTTCCGCATCGGTTGGAGCGCGGACTTGGCGACGATGTTCGCGTCACCGCGGCGAGTGAGGCGATGTCCGATTTCGATGCGCGGCGCTCGGCGCGCGCGCGCCGCTATCGCTATCGGCTGCTCGACGCCGAGGACGTGCTGTGGGGCCGTTTCGCCTGGTGCCCGCGGCAGCGGTTCGACGGCGCGGCGCTGGCGGATGCGACCCGCGGGCTCGAGGGGGAGCACGATTTCAGCGCGTTCCGCGCCAGCGGAGGTGCTCCGACTTCGCCGCGCTGTCACATGCTGTCGATCGGCTGGGAACGGTGGGAGGCGGGCTGGCGGCTCGAGCTCGCCGCCGATCATTTCCTCTACCACATGGTTCGCAACATCGTCGGCACCGCGCTCGCAGCGAGCCGGACGTCGGATCCGCATGCGGCGATGCGCGCGGTGCTCGAGAGTCGAGAGCGTTCACGCGGCGGCGAAACGGCGCCGCCCCAGGGTCTGAGTCTCGAAGAAGTGAGGTATGCCTGATGCGAGTCGAATCCCCGCGGATGCGCGCGATGATGCTGGCCGGACTGGTCGCGGTGGTTGCGAGCGGAGGCGGATTCCTCGCCGCGCGCACACGCTTCGGCGGCGTCGGCGACGCGGCGGCGGCCGGTGAGATCAGCGCTTCGCGCCGCACCGCGGTGGTGACCGCGGCACAACGCGTCAGTCCCTCGGTGGTGTCCGTCAGCGTGGTGGCGAGCCGCGTGGTGCGCTCGGATCCGTTCGGCGGCGTGCTGCGCGATGAATTCTTCGATCGCTTCTTCCCGCCGACCGAATACCGCCAGCGGATTCCGGGACTCGGGTCGGGGTTCATCGTGGATCCGGGTGGCACGATCATGACGAACGAGCACGTGGTGCGCGACGCCGACGACATCAAGGTCACGCTCTCGGACGGCCGTCAGCTGAAGGCGCGACTGCTGGGTGCGAGCCCGATCTACGATGTCGCGGTGCTCAAGGTCGACGCCAGCGGCTTGCCCGCGGTGCGGCTGGGCGACAGCGATCATCTGGTGGTGGGCGAGTGGGCCATCGCGATCGGGAGCCCGTTCGGCTACCTGCTGAGCGACACCCAGCCGACCGTGACGGCCGGGGTGGTGAGCGCCACGCGTCGCGACATCAAGTCCGAGGCCTCGAACGTCGGCGTGTACAAGAACATGATTCAGACCGATGCGGCGATCAATCCTGGCAACAGCGGAGGACCGCTCGTCAACGCCGACGGCGAGGTGATCGGCATCAACTCCTTCATCTTCACGCAGGGCGGCGGCTCGATCGGGCTCGGCTTCGCGATCCCGATCAACCTGGGACGCCGGATCCTCGGCGAGCTGCAGAAGTACGGCCGCATCCGGATCGCTTGGCCCGGCTTCACCGTCCAGGCGATCACGCCCTATCTCGCGCAGCGTCTCGGATTTCGCGATACCGAGGGACTCGTGGTTTCGCGCGTGGACCCGGATGGGCCGGCCGCGCGCGCCGGCGTCAAGCCCGGCGATCGCGTCCGCTCGGTCAACGAGCGCCCGATCCGAAACGTCGACGATGCTCAGCGCTCGATCTACGGCGCCGAGGTCGGCGATCGCCTGAAGCTCGAGCTGGATCGCGCCGGCCGTTCGCTCACGCTCACCGTCACGCTCGAAGAGGCGCCGCGCAGCGGCGAGGTCACGAATTGATCGAACGCTACGCGCGACCCGCGATGGCGAAGGTCTGGAGCGATGCGCGCCGGCTCGAGCGCTGGCTCGAAGTTGAGCTGGCGGCGACCGCGGTGCGCGAACGCCGCGGCGAGGTCCCCGCGGGCAGCGTGGCACGGATACGCGCGAGCGCCCGCATCGACGTCGCGCGCATGGACGCGATCGAAGCGCAGGTGCGGCACGACGTGATTGCGTTCCTGAGCATGGTGGCCGAGACCGTTGGCGACGATGCGCGTCACCTGCACGTGGGCATGACCTCTTCCGATCTGGTGGACACCGCGCTGGCGTTACAGATTGCCGAGGCGGGTGCGGGACTGACCGGTGAGGTTTCGCGGCTTCGGCGCACCGTCTATGCGCTCGCTCAGACGCATCGGCGCACGCCCATGATCGGTCGATCGCACGGGGTGCATGCCGAGCCGATCACGTTCGGGCTCAAGTGCCTGCTGTGGAGCGAGGAGCTGGGGCGAGCGGAGCGCCGACTCGCCGCCGCGCTCGCCGACTGCGCGGTCGGAAAGTTCTCGGGCGCGGTCGGCACGCTCGCGCATCTCGACGCCGCGCTCGAGTCGGAAGCGCTGGCGAGCCTCGGCCTCGTCCCTGAGCCGATCGCCAACCAGGTGGTGCAGCGCGACCGACACGCGGCGCTGCTCGCGATGCTCGCGGTTCTGGGCGGCACGCTGGAGAAGATCGCGCTCGAGATCCGGCACCTGCAGCGCACCGAGGTGCGAGAGGTCGAAGAGCCGTTCGAGCTCGGGCAGAAGGGGTCCTCCGCGATGCCGCACAAGCGCAACCCGGTGCGTTGCGAGCGCGTCTGCGGCCTTGCGCGCC
Protein-coding sequences here:
- a CDS encoding trypsin-like serine protease, which encodes MRVESPRMRAMMLAGLVAVVASGGGFLAARTRFGGVGDAAAAGEISASRRTAVVTAAQRVSPSVVSVSVVASRVVRSDPFGGVLRDEFFDRFFPPTEYRQRIPGLGSGFIVDPGGTIMTNEHVVRDADDIKVTLSDGRQLKARLLGASPIYDVAVLKVDASGLPAVRLGDSDHLVVGEWAIAIGSPFGYLLSDTQPTVTAGVVSATRRDIKSEASNVGVYKNMIQTDAAINPGNSGGPLVNADGEVIGINSFIFTQGGGSIGLGFAIPINLGRRILGELQKYGRIRIAWPGFTVQAITPYLAQRLGFRDTEGLVVSRVDPDGPAARAGVKPGDRVRSVNERPIRNVDDAQRSIYGAEVGDRLKLELDRAGRSLTLTVTLEEAPRSGEVTN
- a CDS encoding adenylosuccinate lyase, translated to MIERYARPAMAKVWSDARRLERWLEVELAATAVRERRGEVPAGSVARIRASARIDVARMDAIEAQVRHDVIAFLSMVAETVGDDARHLHVGMTSSDLVDTALALQIAEAGAGLTGEVSRLRRTVYALAQTHRRTPMIGRSHGVHAEPITFGLKCLLWSEELGRAERRLAAALADCAVGKFSGAVGTLAHLDAALESEALASLGLVPEPIANQVVQRDRHAALLAMLAVLGGTLEKIALEIRHLQRTEVREVEEPFELGQKGSSAMPHKRNPVRCERVCGLARLLRAHAAAGFENQALWHERDISHSSVERVIFPDAFLVADFMAAELESVLAGLVVHAPRMRSNLEAGGGIVHSQRVLLALVAAGLARDEAYRVVQRHALAALDGAVPFRAGLESDPEVRARLDGASLAACFDLEHHLRSVDALFARAGVPAS
- a CDS encoding aspartate-semialdehyde dehydrogenase, producing MIWRVAILGATGLVGRTMRTVLEERGFPVAELRLFASERSEARTLDFGGQAHAVQPVSAAGFDGVDLALFACSNAVSEEWAPIARARAVRVVDNSSAFRDHPEIPLVVPEINGALLDAEPTLVANPNCTMIMVALALAPLARAVGLEAVEIASYQSVSGAGSAAVEELERGIRAGLEGPVPERLDGGAPFAFNVVPHIDRFEANGYTREEMKVMTETRKVLGLPLLPMHCTAVRVPVRIGHAAAVTARLGRALDPAAARELWRAAPGVEVLDDPAASRYPTSLAAVGRDVILVGRVRTALHEPRTLAFFVSSDNLRKGAATNAVQIAERLLRVATARSEKGA
- the truA gene encoding tRNA pseudouridine(38-40) synthase TruA, encoding MRTFRLDVAYDGTAFHGWQRQPGLRTVQGELERQLSEVLEEDVKTVGAGRTDTGVHAHGQVASFQSATRLPARALPHRLERGLGDDVRVTAASEAMSDFDARRSARARRYRYRLLDAEDVLWGRFAWCPRQRFDGAALADATRGLEGEHDFSAFRASGGAPTSPRCHMLSIGWERWEAGWRLELAADHFLYHMVRNIVGTALAASRTSDPHAAMRAVLESRERSRGGETAPPQGLSLEEVRYA